The following are encoded together in the Natator depressus isolate rNatDep1 chromosome 10, rNatDep2.hap1, whole genome shotgun sequence genome:
- the SNRPA1 gene encoding U2 small nuclear ribonucleoprotein A', with translation MVKLTAELIEQAAQYTNAVRDRELDLRGYKIPVIENLGATLDQFDAIDFSDNEIRKLDGFPLLKRLKTLLMNNNRICRIGEGLEQALPNLQEIILTNNSIVELGELDPLATIKSLTYLSILRNPVTNKKHYRLYVIHKVPQIRVLDFQKVKLKERQEAEKMFKGKRGAQLAKDIAKRTKTFNPGAGLPTDKKKAGPSTGDVEAIKNAIANATTLAEVERLKGLLQSGQIPGRERKTGPTEEVEEEMEEDTVPNGS, from the exons ATGGTGAAGCTGACGGCGGAGCTGATCGAGCAGGCGGCTCAGTACACGAACGCCGTGCGGGACCGGGAGCTGGATCTGCGCG GGTACAAAATCCCCGTCATTGAGAACCTGGGCGCCACCTTGGACCAGTTTGATGCCATCGATTTCTCTGACAACGAGATCCGCAAGTTGGACGGGTTCCCTCTGCTGAAGCGGCTGAAAACGTTACTCATGAATAACAACAGGATATG tcGGATCGGTGAGGGACTCGAACAGGCCTTACCCAACCTCCAGGAGATCATTCTTACCAATAATAGCATTGTGGAGCTG GGTGAACTGGATCCTTTGGCAACAATTAAATCACTGACTTACCTGAG TATTTTAAGGAACCCTGTAACAAATAAGAAGCATTACAGATTGTATGTAATCCACAAAGTCCCACAAATCAGAGTGTTGGATTTCCAGAAAGTGAAATTAAAA GAGCGTCAGGAGGCAGAGAAAATGTTCAAGGGCAAACGGGGTGCACAGCTTGCAAAGGATATTGCCAAGAGAACAAAAAC TTTCAATCCAGGTGCTGGTTTGCCAACTGACAAAAAGAAAGCTGGGCCCTCCACAGGAGATGTTGAAGCAATTAAG AATGCCATAGCAAATGCTACAACTCTGGCTGAAGTGGAGAGACTCAAGGGTTTGCTGCAGTCTGGTCAGATACCTGGCAGAGAACGAAAAACAG GACCAACAGAGGAAGTTGAAGAGGAGATGGAAGAAGACACAGTTCCCAATGGATCTTAA